The window GGCGCGAACTGGTGCGCCCAGCAGGGTCACACCAAGGTCGGCTTCTTCTGGGAGAAGGGCTCGTCCGGCGACCACTACTCGGACTTCTTCCGGACGGCGGCGCAGCAGGTCGGCGTCGAGATCGTCAAGGAGGTCAGCCTGGGGCCGAATCCGAAGGGCCTCCAGCAGCACCTCGAGACGATGCGCGCCCAGGGTGCCGAGGCCATCGTCTACATGGGCTACGGCTACTCCACCTTCCATTTCGCCGCGGCGTTCAAGGCCCTCGACTGGGATCCGCCGCGGTTCATGGGCACGGCGTTCATGTTCTACTCGAACTCGAACGCCTGGGCGGAGGGCCTGGAGGGCTGGCACGGCGTCGACCAGCTCGGCGAGGACGGCGCGAACCCGAACTACGAGGCGATGGTCCGCCGGTTCGAGGCGCGGTTCGGCCGGGTCACCCGCAACGTCGTCGTGGCCCTCGGCTACGACACGGCGCGGGCCGCGATCCACGGCATCGCGAACGCGGCGATCCCCACGCCCGAGCAGGTCCGGCTCGGGCTGGAGAAGATCAAGTGGATGCCGTGCACCAACGGCGGCCCCGGCGCGTACATCACGTTCGCGCCCTACGACCACCGCGGCTACAAGGGTGACTTCCTGACGATCCGCGAGCTGCGCGGCGGTGAGCTGCACTTCCGCGGCTACTACCGTCCCCAGTGGCCCTCCAACACCACGTCCCCGCTGCTCGCCCCCCAGCCCAAGCCGATCGACGCCGGGGGTGTCACCCAGGGCTGATGCCGAAGCCGGCCGGCGCGGGGCCGGGGAAGGCCTCGCCGTCGAAGGTGTCGAGCCGGGCGAACTCCTCGACCGGGCGGCGGGTGAGCTTCGTGGCCCGCCGCTCGGGGTGGCCGAGGGCGACGACTGCCGCGATCGCGTGGTCCGGCGGGATGGCGAGCAGCTTGGCGGCCTCCGGCTCCCGGCGGACGAGGAACGTCGTCAGCACGCCGCCCAGGCCCTCGGCCCGGGCCGCGAGCAGGAGGTTCTGGGCGAACGGGTAGACCGAGGCGCCGCCGACGATGCTCTGCCGCTCCAGGTCCACGTCCATGACGGCGAGCGCCGTGAGCCGCGCACACAGGACCAGCAGCACCGGCACCTCGTCGAGGTTGTCGGCGAACGACGACGGCGCGGGGGTGGCCGCCGCCTCGGCGAGGTCGATCGCCGGCCCGTGCCAGCGGCCGTCCGGGCCCGGCGCGAACGGGCGCACCCCGGCCTGGACCTGCGCCCGGTACTCGCGCCAGCCGAGCACCACCAGGTCGCGGATGGCCCGGCGGATCCCCGGGTCGCGCAGGACGAGCACCGTCCACGGCTGGGTGTTGCCGCCGCTGGGCGCGAACCTGGCCTCGTCGAGCACCCGCGCGAGCACCTCGTCCGACACCGGCTCGTCGGTGAACTTACGCACGGCCCCCGACGTGCGCATCGCCTCGCGCAGCTCCATCCCGTCCGCCTCCCGCCCGTCCCGGCCGCGGCCTGTCCCGCGGCCCGGGCATGACGGTAGTCCTGGTGGATCGGCAGTCCTGGTGGATCGGCGGATGGGAGCGTCAACGCGGCGGGCCACCCATGGTAATCTTCGGCCAAATAAAGTATCCAATATTAAGTCTGCAATGCTTTGCCACCGCGCGGCCAGGCCGTCCAGGTGGCGCATGCCGCGGGGGCCCGCCTGTCCGGGCCGTGCGCGGCCAGCCGGTTCACGTATCCCGTTCACCTATCCCGCGCTCGCCGCTGGCGGGCGCGTCGGTCATACGAGGGAGTTCCCGATGCGAGCCCTGCGGCTCATGACCGTCCTCGCCGCCGCGACGGCCCTGACCACGGGCCTCGCCGCCTGCGGTGGCGACGGCGGTTCCACGACGACGAGCAGCGGCCCGACCGTCGCCGCCGGCGCCATCAAGGCCGTCCCGCCGTCCGACTGGAGTGACGGCGGCATCACGGTAGACGCGAGCTCGCTGAAGTGCGGCCAGACCGCCGCCGACCCAGCCCGCGGCGTCACCGACACCTCCATCAAGGTCGGCGGCCTCGCCTACCTGACCAGCCCCAGCGGCAGCACCATGGCCGGCACCGAGATCGGCGCCAAGGTCCGCTTCGACCGGGCCAACGACGCCGGCGGCATCAACGGCCGCAAGATCGACTACATCGGCACGCTCGACGACGGCAACGACTCGAGCCGCAACGCCAGCCAGGCCAAGGTCCTCGCCGACCAGGAGAAGGTCTTCGCCGTCGTCCCCGAGATGACCAGCTCCGCCA of the Pseudofrankia saprophytica genome contains:
- a CDS encoding ABC transporter substrate-binding protein; amino-acid sequence: MSEQVSTGQDQPGQENAGRYAERLFPAPVDHGIAQPDRAVSTVERGTDTVAYNDPAGRWYEGGGRVGEKAVESIVVYPPTRGLVTQGDPFEPVKIGILVDMDLGQLLSDWVDSTILAVEDALNEGVYDRPVEIRTVDARGLPRENYLKVRRGYQQLVDDGCVVVLGPMISDNSLNLQDTANRTGVSCIGWTGSVKFAGDYCFTVANGDIPTESVMGANWCAQQGHTKVGFFWEKGSSGDHYSDFFRTAAQQVGVEIVKEVSLGPNPKGLQQHLETMRAQGAEAIVYMGYGYSTFHFAAAFKALDWDPPRFMGTAFMFYSNSNAWAEGLEGWHGVDQLGEDGANPNYEAMVRRFEARFGRVTRNVVVALGYDTARAAIHGIANAAIPTPEQVRLGLEKIKWMPCTNGGPGAYITFAPYDHRGYKGDFLTIRELRGGELHFRGYYRPQWPSNTTSPLLAPQPKPIDAGGVTQG
- a CDS encoding nitroreductase family protein: MELREAMRTSGAVRKFTDEPVSDEVLARVLDEARFAPSGGNTQPWTVLVLRDPGIRRAIRDLVVLGWREYRAQVQAGVRPFAPGPDGRWHGPAIDLAEAAATPAPSSFADNLDEVPVLLVLCARLTALAVMDVDLERQSIVGGASVYPFAQNLLLAARAEGLGGVLTTFLVRREPEAAKLLAIPPDHAIAAVVALGHPERRATKLTRRPVEEFARLDTFDGEAFPGPAPAGFGISPG